A genomic segment from Perca flavescens isolate YP-PL-M2 chromosome 13, PFLA_1.0, whole genome shotgun sequence encodes:
- the cdc23 gene encoding LOW QUALITY PROTEIN: cell division cycle protein 23 homolog (The sequence of the model RefSeq protein was modified relative to this genomic sequence to represent the inferred CDS: deleted 2 bases in 1 codon): MAALCSEFGDLVQIKKQLISVISLCKERGLLHSAKWASELAFALDPLPKNELPPSPPFTEEDAQDLDALTLAKSYFDLKEYDRAAYFLKGCCSQKAYFLYMYSRYLSGEKKKDDETVDSLGPLEKGQVRNEALRELRVELSKKHTAGELDGFTLYLYGVVLRKLDLLKEAVEVFVEAIHTLPLHWGSWLELSNLVTNIEMLKSLSLPDCWIKDFFMAHMYTELQMIKEALQKYQNLIEAGFSKSTYIISQIAVAYHNIRDIDQALALFNELREQDPYRIDNMDTFSNLLYVKSMKPELSYLAHNLVEIDKYRVETCCVIGNYYSLRSQHEKAALYFQRALKLNPRCLGAWTLMGHEYMEMKNTSAAIQAYRHAIEVNKRDYRAWYGLGQTYEILKMPFYCLYYYRKAHQLRPNDSRMLVALGESYEKLSQQLEAKKCYWRAYSVGDVEKMALLKLAKLHEQLNESDDAAQCYMLYIQDIFSCGEQLEHAEVSTALRYLGQYYFKNKLYDEASLCAQRCCDYNDAREEGKALLRQISQVRDQIETPSADLFAPLSNNNTPIRRVSPLNLISFTP; the protein is encoded by the exons atggcgGCTCTCTGTAGTGAGTTTGGGGACCTggtacagata aaaaaacagctaataTCGGTGATATCGCTTTGTAAAGAAAGAGGACTTTTACACAGCGCGAAGTG GGCTTCTGAATTGGCATTTGCTTTGGACCCTCTTCCCAAGAATGAATTACCCCCGTCACCTCCTTTTACTGAG GAAGATGCACAAGACCTGGATGCACTTACACTGGCCAAATCCTACTTTGACCTGAAAGAGTACGACCGTGCTGCTTACTTTCTGAAAGGCTGCTGCAGTCAGAAGGCTTATTTCCTCTATATGTATTCTCGCTATCTG TCAGGTGAGAAAAAGAAGGACGATGAGACCGTGGACAGCCTGG GTCCTCTGGAGAAGGGGCAGGTACGCAATGAAGCCTTGCGAGAACTGAGGGTTGAGCTCAGTAAGAAGCACACTGCAGGAGAGTTGGACGGGTTCACCCTGTACCT GTATGGGGTGGTGCTACGAAAGCTGGACCTGCTGAAGGAGGCGGTGGAGGTTTTTGTTGAGGCAATACACACGCTTCCTCTTCACTGGGGATCCTGGCTGGAGCTTAGTAACCTTGTCACCAACATTGAAATG CTGAAGTCACTGTCTCTGCCAGACTGCTGGATTAAAGACTTCTTCATGGCCCACATGTACACAGAGCTGCAGATGATCAAAGAAGCGTTGCAGAAATACCAGAACCTCATTGAGGCCGGCTTTTCTAAGAGCACGTACATCATCTCACAGATTGCCGTCGCCTACCACAACATCAGAG atattGACCAAGCTTTGGCTCTCTTCAATGAGTTGAGGGAGCAGGATCCGTATCGCATCGACAACATGGACACATTCTCTAACCTGCTCTATGTCAAA AGCATGAAGCCAGAGTTGAGCTACTTAGCCCACAACCTGGTGGAGATCGACAAGTACAGAGTGGAGACTTGCTGTGTTATCG GTAACTATTATAGCTTACGCTCTCAGCATGAGAAGGCAGCTTTGTACTTCCAGCGGGCCCTCAAACTGAACCCTCGATGCCTCGGTGCCTGGACCCTCATGGGCCATGAGTACATGGAAATGAAGAACACTTCGGCTGCCATCCAGGCCTACAG GCATGCCATTGAAGTGAACAAGCGTGACTACCGTGCCTGGTATGGCCTGGGTCAGACGTATGAGATCCTCAAGATGCCCTTTTACTGTTTGTACTATTATCGAAAGGCTCACCAGCTCAG GCCCAATGACTCACGCATGTTGGTCGCACTGGGTGAAAGCTATGAAAAACTGTCACAGCAACTGGAAGCCAAGAAG tgtTACTGGAGGGCATACTCTGTTGGAGATGTAGAGAAAATGGCTCTACTCAAATTGGCAAA GCTCCATGAACAGCTGAATGAGTCTGATGATGCTGCCCAGTGTTACATGCTTTACATCCAAGACATTTTCTCTTGTGGG GAACAGCTGGAGCATGCAGAGGTGAGCACAGCCCTGCGGTACCTGGGTCAGTACTATTTCAAGAACAAGCTCTACGATGAGGCATCCCTCTGCGCACAGCGCTGTTGTGACTACAATGAT GCTCGCGAAGAGGGGAAGGCTCTGTTGAGGCAGATTTCACAGGTCAGAGATCAGATTGAGACACCATCAGCAGATCTGTTTGCTCCGCTCTCAAACAACAACACTCCCATCAGGAGGGTGTCTCCACTGAACCTCATCTCCTTTACACCCTGA
- the kif20a gene encoding kinesin-like protein KIF20A isoform X1: MALSLSSPSVCPYDEDEEVAVFESTAADHGGLSRPRLPEISVISPGLDTRPSITEPKLAVKPAAVRQGSRDEGNTERVKVFLRIRPLTETENVRGEEQGCVAVQDEETLLLKAPKESQNMRTAERGITQSMHKFSFSKILGPETTQQQFYECTMKKMVKDVLQGENRLLYTYGVTNSGKTYTIQGTGREAGLIPRALASLFRKLQGRLYSAMDLKPMMYQDVRQLDSGEVRVEEIRRNSLLKEDENQTSRRGGTTTVWDSGIGGLSSTSNLATQLDDTNSVCLEPDSLSHSGGDDLEEGVQFSIWVSFYEIYNEFLYDLLDASPSLQPRKRVTLRLSDDKQGNPYVKDLAWIQVRSAEEAWRILRAGRRNQSFASTHLNQNSSRSHSIFSIRVLHVRPDAVQGTHISELTVCDLAGSERCKEQRNGERMKEANNINTSLLTLGRCIAALRHNQNNKSRPPQVVPFRDSKLTRVLQGFFCGQGTSSMVVNINPCASIYDETLQVLKFSAIATQLVHGPSTKTRVAYILSLLREPTANGNESTVTEDEEDESDIEDGDITMLNTEALLQAIDVLKREVQRQREEKEVLEANVREQVVSEMMEVISGMQDGFSETLEAERALIEERYEDKITNLQKHLKKFYSQELKERDQEIEALSAALEKNKGGDSVLHGDSDGPRRSQRLATQAEFGSLQVELNQCRAELLTKTQELTKLKMQLEGPTGTHTGAVDRKLEDGQRNLRQLRLDLQRLGVDLQSGERACCRNTGGERLRQALTAADETLAKQDQILLDLQNGLMLVKADLRRKAETLAQTQAFQPQLPPSGSVASSTPGSCKKRGCGAAAPSDTENRPPQKRPFFPSLFPTRTPTRKNIREEANITPYSRILRSRQQSPPPSPVPTPRSLRGKY, encoded by the exons ATGGCGCTGTCTTTGTCCTCCCCGTCTGTATGCCCCTATGATGAGGACGAGGAAGTGGCTGTGTTTGAGTCTACTGCAGCAGATCATGGAGGCCTGTCCAGACCACGTCTGCCAGAGATCTCTGTCATTTCCCCCGGCCTGGACACCCGGCCATCCATTACAGAACCG AAACTAGCAGTGAAACCTGCAGCTGTGAGACAAGGTAGCCGTGATGAAGGGAACACAGAAAGGGTGAAGGTTTTTCTGCGCATCCGGCCACTTACTGAGACGGAGAATGTTAGGGGAGAAGAACAG GGTTGTGTGGCTGTCCAAGATGAAGAGACTCTGCTGCTCAAAGCTCCAAAAGAATCTCAGAACATGAGGACTGCAGAGAGGGGCATCACCCAGAGCATGCACAAGTTCAGTTTCTCGAAG ATTTTGGGGCCAGAGACCACACAGCAACAGTTTTATGAGTGCACGATGAAAAAGATGGTGAAAGACGTGCTTCAAGGAGAAAACCGACTCCTCTACACTTACGGTGTCACCAATTCTGGAAAGACTTACACTATTCAGG GCACTGGTCGAGAGGCAGGCCTCATTCCCCGGGCTTTAGCATCTCTGTTCAGGAAACTGCAGGGCCGTCTCTATAGTGCCATGGACCTGAAGCCTATGATGTATCAGGATGTGAGACAGCTTGACTCCGGAGAGGTCAGGGTGGAGGAAATCCGCAGAAACTCTCTGCTCAAAGAG GATGAGAATCAGACTTCCCGTCGAGGTGGCACCACTACAGTCTGGGACAGCGGCATTGGAGGACTCTCCTCTACAAGTAACCTTGCCACCCAGCTTGATG ACACCAACAGTGTTTGCCTGGAGCCTGACAGCCTTTCACACAGTGGAGGAGATGATCTGGAGGAAGGGGTGCAGTTTTCTATCTGGGTGTCCTTCTATGAGATCTACAATGAGTTCCTGTATGACCTACTGGATGCTTCGCCCTCCCTGCAGCCCAGAAAAAGGGTTACACTGCGGCTTAGTGACGACAAGCAGGGCAACCCATATGTGAAAG ACCTCGCCTGGATCCAGGTCCGCAGTGCAGAGGAAGCTTGGAGGATTCTGAGGGCTGGACGTCGTAACCAGAGCTTTGCCAGCACTCACCTCAACCAAAACTCCAGCCGCAG CCACAGCATTTTCTCCATTCGTGTCCTGCACGTCCGCCCAGACGCAGTCCAGGGCACGCACATCAGCGA ACTGACTGTGTGTGATCTGGCTGGGTCTGAACGCTGTAAAGAGCAGCGTAATGGTGAGAGGATGAAGGAGGCCAACAACATCAACACCTCGCTTTTAACACTGGGACGCTGTATTGCGGCTTTGAGGCACAACCAGAACAACAA ATCGCGACCCCCTCAAGTGGTGCCCTTCAGGGACAGTAAACTAACCCGGGTCCTGCAGGGTTTCTTCTGTGGCCAAGGAACCTCCAGCATGGTGGTCAACATCAACCCGTGTGCCTCCATCTATGACGAGACCCTCCAAGTCCTCAAATTCTCAGCTATTGctactcaa CTGGTCCATGGCCCGTCCACAAAGACCAGAGTGGCCTACATCCTGTCCCTACTGCGCGAGCCAACAGCAAACGGTAACGAAAGCACAGTGACTGAAGACGAAGAGGATGAGAGTGATATTGAAGACGGAGATATCACAATGTTAAATACTGAG GCTTTGCTGCAGGCCATTGATGTCCTGAAGAGAGAGGTGCAGCGCCAGCGGGAAGAGAAAGAGGTCCTTGAGGCAAATGTGAGAGAGCAGGTGGTCTCTGAGATGATGGAGGTCATCTCTGGGATGCAAGATGGCTTCAG TGAGACCTTGGAGGCAGAAAGGGCTCTAATCGAGGAGAGATACGAAGACAAGATAACCAACTtgcaaaaacatttgaagaaatTCTACAGCCAGGAGCTGAAG GAGCGTGATCAGGAAATTGAAGCTTTGTCCGCTGCCCTGGAAAAAAACAAGGGCGGTGATTCGGTCCTACATGGAGACTCTGACGGGCCTCGACGGTCTCAGCGCCTCGCTACTCAGGCAGAATTTGGCAGTCTGCAAGTGGAGCTCAACCAGTGTCGCGCTGAGCTGCTCACCAAGACACAAG AGCTGACGAAGTTGAAGATGCAGCTGGAAGGTCCAACAGGCACCCACACTGGTGCTGTTGACCGCAAGCTGGAGGACGGCCAACGG AACCTGCGCCAGCTGCGCCTGGACTTGCAGAGGCTCGGTGTGGACCTGCAGTCTGGTGAACGAGCCTGCTGTCGCAACACGGGAGGGGAGAGGCTGCGGCAGGCACTAACAGCTGCAGATGAGACACTAGCCAAACAG GACCAGATCCTATTGGACCTCCAGAATGGCCTGATGCTTGTAAAGGCTGATTTAAGGCGGAAAGCGGAGACCCTGGCCCAGACACAGGCTTTCCAGCCCCAGCTTCCCCCCTCAGGCTCTGTTGCCTCCAGCACACCAGGCTCCTGCAAGAAAAGGGGCTGTGGGGCCGCTGCACCAAGCGACACCGAGAACCGCCCTCCGCAAAAACGGCCCTTTTTCCCATCTCTGTTCCCGACGCGTACGCCAACACGTAAAAACATTCGCGAAGAAGCAAATATCACCCCTTACTCGCGGATCTTGCGGTCTCGCCAGCAGTCTCCACCTCCCAGCCCTGTCCCCACCCCTCGTAGTCTCAGGGGGAAGTACTGA
- the kif20a gene encoding kinesin-like protein KIF20A isoform X2, whose translation MALSLSSPSVCPYDEDEEVAVFESTAADHGGLSRPRLPEISVISPGLDTRPSITEPKLAVKPAAVRQGSRDEGNTERVKVFLRIRPLTETENVRGEEQGCVAVQDEETLLLKAPKESQNMRTAERGITQSMHKFSFSKILGPETTQQQFYECTMKKMVKDVLQGENRLLYTYGVTNSGKTYTIQGTGREAGLIPRALASLFRKLQGRLYSAMDLKPMMYQDVRQLDSGEVRVEEIRRNSLLKEDENQTSRRGGTTTVWDSGIGGLSSTSNLATQLDDTNSVCLEPDSLSHSGGDDLEEGVQFSIWVSFYEIYNEFLYDLLDASPSLQPRKRVTLRLSDDKQGNPYVKDLAWIQVRSAEEAWRILRAGRRNQSFASTHLNQNSSRSHSIFSIRVLHVRPDAVQGTHISELTVCDLAGSERCKEQRNGERMKEANNINTSLLTLGRCIAALRHNQNNKSRPPQVVPFRDSKLTRVLQGFFCGQGTSSMVVNINPCASIYDETLQVLKFSAIATQLVHGPSTKTRVAYILSLLREPTANGNESTVTEDEEDESDIEDGDITMLNTEALLQAIDVLKREVQRQREEKEVLEANVREQVVSEMMEVISGMQDGFSETLEAERALIEERYEDKITNLQKHLKKFYSQELKERDQEIEALSAALEKNKGGDSVLHGDSDGPRRSQRLATQAEFGSLQVELNQCRAELLTKTQELTKLKMQLEGPTGTHTGAVDRKLEDGQRNLRQLRLDLQRLGVDLQSGERACCRNTGGERLRQALTAADETLAKQLQLLKLS comes from the exons ATGGCGCTGTCTTTGTCCTCCCCGTCTGTATGCCCCTATGATGAGGACGAGGAAGTGGCTGTGTTTGAGTCTACTGCAGCAGATCATGGAGGCCTGTCCAGACCACGTCTGCCAGAGATCTCTGTCATTTCCCCCGGCCTGGACACCCGGCCATCCATTACAGAACCG AAACTAGCAGTGAAACCTGCAGCTGTGAGACAAGGTAGCCGTGATGAAGGGAACACAGAAAGGGTGAAGGTTTTTCTGCGCATCCGGCCACTTACTGAGACGGAGAATGTTAGGGGAGAAGAACAG GGTTGTGTGGCTGTCCAAGATGAAGAGACTCTGCTGCTCAAAGCTCCAAAAGAATCTCAGAACATGAGGACTGCAGAGAGGGGCATCACCCAGAGCATGCACAAGTTCAGTTTCTCGAAG ATTTTGGGGCCAGAGACCACACAGCAACAGTTTTATGAGTGCACGATGAAAAAGATGGTGAAAGACGTGCTTCAAGGAGAAAACCGACTCCTCTACACTTACGGTGTCACCAATTCTGGAAAGACTTACACTATTCAGG GCACTGGTCGAGAGGCAGGCCTCATTCCCCGGGCTTTAGCATCTCTGTTCAGGAAACTGCAGGGCCGTCTCTATAGTGCCATGGACCTGAAGCCTATGATGTATCAGGATGTGAGACAGCTTGACTCCGGAGAGGTCAGGGTGGAGGAAATCCGCAGAAACTCTCTGCTCAAAGAG GATGAGAATCAGACTTCCCGTCGAGGTGGCACCACTACAGTCTGGGACAGCGGCATTGGAGGACTCTCCTCTACAAGTAACCTTGCCACCCAGCTTGATG ACACCAACAGTGTTTGCCTGGAGCCTGACAGCCTTTCACACAGTGGAGGAGATGATCTGGAGGAAGGGGTGCAGTTTTCTATCTGGGTGTCCTTCTATGAGATCTACAATGAGTTCCTGTATGACCTACTGGATGCTTCGCCCTCCCTGCAGCCCAGAAAAAGGGTTACACTGCGGCTTAGTGACGACAAGCAGGGCAACCCATATGTGAAAG ACCTCGCCTGGATCCAGGTCCGCAGTGCAGAGGAAGCTTGGAGGATTCTGAGGGCTGGACGTCGTAACCAGAGCTTTGCCAGCACTCACCTCAACCAAAACTCCAGCCGCAG CCACAGCATTTTCTCCATTCGTGTCCTGCACGTCCGCCCAGACGCAGTCCAGGGCACGCACATCAGCGA ACTGACTGTGTGTGATCTGGCTGGGTCTGAACGCTGTAAAGAGCAGCGTAATGGTGAGAGGATGAAGGAGGCCAACAACATCAACACCTCGCTTTTAACACTGGGACGCTGTATTGCGGCTTTGAGGCACAACCAGAACAACAA ATCGCGACCCCCTCAAGTGGTGCCCTTCAGGGACAGTAAACTAACCCGGGTCCTGCAGGGTTTCTTCTGTGGCCAAGGAACCTCCAGCATGGTGGTCAACATCAACCCGTGTGCCTCCATCTATGACGAGACCCTCCAAGTCCTCAAATTCTCAGCTATTGctactcaa CTGGTCCATGGCCCGTCCACAAAGACCAGAGTGGCCTACATCCTGTCCCTACTGCGCGAGCCAACAGCAAACGGTAACGAAAGCACAGTGACTGAAGACGAAGAGGATGAGAGTGATATTGAAGACGGAGATATCACAATGTTAAATACTGAG GCTTTGCTGCAGGCCATTGATGTCCTGAAGAGAGAGGTGCAGCGCCAGCGGGAAGAGAAAGAGGTCCTTGAGGCAAATGTGAGAGAGCAGGTGGTCTCTGAGATGATGGAGGTCATCTCTGGGATGCAAGATGGCTTCAG TGAGACCTTGGAGGCAGAAAGGGCTCTAATCGAGGAGAGATACGAAGACAAGATAACCAACTtgcaaaaacatttgaagaaatTCTACAGCCAGGAGCTGAAG GAGCGTGATCAGGAAATTGAAGCTTTGTCCGCTGCCCTGGAAAAAAACAAGGGCGGTGATTCGGTCCTACATGGAGACTCTGACGGGCCTCGACGGTCTCAGCGCCTCGCTACTCAGGCAGAATTTGGCAGTCTGCAAGTGGAGCTCAACCAGTGTCGCGCTGAGCTGCTCACCAAGACACAAG AGCTGACGAAGTTGAAGATGCAGCTGGAAGGTCCAACAGGCACCCACACTGGTGCTGTTGACCGCAAGCTGGAGGACGGCCAACGG AACCTGCGCCAGCTGCGCCTGGACTTGCAGAGGCTCGGTGTGGACCTGCAGTCTGGTGAACGAGCCTGCTGTCGCAACACGGGAGGGGAGAGGCTGCGGCAGGCACTAACAGCTGCAGATGAGACACTAGCCAAACAG CTGCAGCTGCTGAAGCTCAGCTGA